One genomic window of Fibrobacter sp. UWT2 includes the following:
- a CDS encoding beta-L-arabinofuranosidase domain-containing protein produces MFGIETKKIACVALALVGGLFTQGFSQDVLYPDMFALNEVQLLDGPLKERQDLNVETLLSYDVDRLLAPFYEEAGMRPKASKFPNWAGLDGHVLGHYLSALAMHYADNDDIQVKERLEYVLNELKTIQDQNSKDNNFKGYISGVPNGKKMWLSMKSGNAGAQNGYWVPWYNIHKLYAGLRDAYIYAGYEQAKTMFLALCDWGLTITGGLNDSKMESMLGTEHGGMAEVYADAYALTKQDKYLKEAKRWSHKWLLNAMAASNDNLTNVHANTQVPKVVGFARVAELTNDATYVKGSEYFWDRVVNKRSIAIGGNSISEHFPSFDNHKKYVEEREGPESCNTYNMLKLTERLFNMDHSAKQADFYERALFNHILSTIHPKHGGYVYFTPARPRHYRVYSKVNAAMWCCVGSGMENPAKYNQFIYTKDGDKLYVNLFAASILNWKAKNVQIKQETAFPKGESSKFTVTGSGSFDMQIRHPYWVKEGEFKVIVNGDTVVKKSDPSSYVSAGKSWKSGDVIEVLYPMHVHTEDLPNVSDYVALMYGPIVLSAKTGTANLNGLVADDGRWSHIASGALESLDQAPMLASKKEDIPSKLEPVKGEPLHFKAPYLFANKKDGSLLLEPFYEVHDARYMMYWMVLTDPSILERLRKEQEEALALDEKTVDKVAPGEQQPEVDHQMKTENTTSGTANGEFYRDAGKCNAGDGGMISYVLETNSEDSLSLMVRYWGNEGCSRTFDIMIDGEKLATESIEGKWNKKEFVNEVYAIPDAMVKGKKEIRVTFQAGAGNMVGGLYGVRLLRNKPKPEPTAIAAKLATRPDLKARVYGGELQIDAGTALSQGYTARIFSMNGRLVKSQALAAGQSSFSIGLGDVQNGMYILKIQRDGFSYGTTIFRKNR; encoded by the coding sequence ATGTTTGGAATCGAAACAAAAAAAATTGCTTGCGTTGCCCTTGCTTTGGTTGGAGGTCTCTTCACACAAGGGTTTTCTCAAGACGTTCTTTATCCTGATATGTTCGCGTTGAACGAAGTTCAACTGCTTGACGGTCCGTTAAAGGAGCGCCAAGACTTGAACGTAGAAACCCTGCTGAGTTACGACGTGGACCGCCTTCTGGCGCCGTTCTACGAAGAAGCGGGCATGAGACCGAAAGCATCCAAGTTCCCGAACTGGGCTGGTTTGGACGGGCATGTACTCGGGCATTACCTGAGTGCGCTTGCGATGCATTACGCCGACAATGACGACATTCAGGTTAAAGAACGGTTGGAATATGTCTTGAATGAACTCAAGACGATTCAGGACCAGAATTCCAAGGACAATAACTTTAAGGGCTATATTAGCGGCGTGCCCAACGGCAAAAAGATGTGGCTCAGCATGAAGAGCGGCAATGCCGGCGCCCAGAATGGCTATTGGGTACCATGGTACAATATTCACAAGCTTTACGCGGGCCTGCGCGATGCCTACATTTATGCAGGCTATGAACAGGCTAAGACCATGTTCTTGGCTCTTTGCGATTGGGGCTTAACAATTACGGGCGGCCTCAACGATTCCAAGATGGAATCGATGCTAGGCACGGAACATGGCGGCATGGCCGAAGTCTATGCCGACGCCTACGCGCTCACCAAACAAGACAAGTACTTGAAAGAGGCCAAACGCTGGTCGCACAAGTGGCTTTTGAATGCCATGGCGGCAAGCAATGATAACCTGACCAACGTGCATGCGAATACGCAGGTGCCGAAAGTTGTGGGCTTTGCGCGCGTTGCCGAACTCACGAATGACGCAACATATGTAAAGGGCTCCGAATACTTCTGGGATCGTGTGGTCAACAAGAGAAGCATTGCAATCGGCGGCAACAGCATTTCGGAACATTTCCCCTCTTTCGATAACCACAAAAAGTATGTGGAAGAGCGCGAAGGACCGGAATCTTGCAACACCTACAACATGCTCAAGCTCACGGAACGCCTGTTCAATATGGACCATAGCGCCAAGCAGGCGGATTTCTACGAACGTGCGCTCTTTAACCATATCTTATCCACAATACATCCAAAACATGGCGGGTACGTGTACTTCACTCCTGCACGTCCCCGCCATTACCGGGTGTATTCCAAGGTGAACGCGGCCATGTGGTGCTGCGTGGGTTCGGGCATGGAAAACCCGGCCAAGTACAATCAGTTTATTTACACCAAAGACGGCGACAAACTTTACGTGAACCTCTTTGCTGCATCTATACTGAATTGGAAGGCGAAGAACGTGCAAATCAAGCAAGAGACTGCATTCCCGAAGGGTGAAAGTTCCAAGTTCACCGTTACCGGCTCCGGCTCTTTCGACATGCAGATTCGTCACCCGTACTGGGTCAAAGAAGGCGAATTCAAGGTGATCGTCAACGGCGACACTGTGGTGAAAAAGTCTGACCCTTCGAGTTACGTGTCGGCCGGAAAATCTTGGAAGAGCGGCGATGTGATCGAAGTGCTTTACCCGATGCATGTGCATACCGAAGACCTGCCGAATGTGTCTGACTACGTGGCGCTCATGTACGGCCCGATTGTGCTCTCGGCAAAAACGGGAACCGCAAACTTAAACGGCCTCGTAGCCGATGACGGTCGCTGGAGCCATATTGCCTCGGGCGCGCTCGAATCGCTTGACCAGGCGCCCATGCTTGCAAGCAAAAAAGAAGATATTCCCTCGAAGCTTGAACCTGTCAAGGGCGAACCGCTGCACTTCAAGGCGCCGTACTTGTTTGCGAACAAGAAAGACGGCAGCCTGCTTCTGGAGCCTTTCTACGAGGTGCATGACGCACGCTACATGATGTACTGGATGGTGCTTACGGACCCCTCGATTCTGGAACGCCTAAGAAAGGAACAGGAAGAAGCCTTGGCGCTCGACGAAAAGACGGTTGACAAGGTGGCTCCTGGCGAGCAGCAGCCCGAAGTGGATCACCAGATGAAGACCGAAAATACGACCTCTGGTACGGCAAACGGTGAATTCTACCGCGACGCAGGTAAGTGCAATGCGGGCGACGGCGGCATGATCAGCTACGTGCTCGAAACCAATAGCGAAGATTCCTTGAGCCTGATGGTTCGCTATTGGGGCAACGAAGGCTGCTCCCGTACCTTTGATATCATGATCGACGGCGAAAAGCTCGCGACCGAAAGCATCGAGGGCAAGTGGAACAAGAAGGAATTCGTGAATGAAGTCTATGCGATTCCCGATGCCATGGTCAAGGGCAAAAAGGAAATCCGCGTGACGTTCCAAGCGGGTGCCGGCAACATGGTGGGTGGCCTCTACGGTGTGCGCCTGCTGCGCAACAAGCCCAAGCCTGAACCGACGGCGATTGCCGCAAAATTGGCTACTCGCCCTGATTTGAAGGCCCGCGTTTACGGCGGAGAATTGCAGATTGATGCCGGTACGGCGCTTTCGCAGGGCTATACCGCCAGAATTTTCAGCATGAACGGTCGCTTGGTAAAGTCGCAGGCGCTTGCGGCGGGGCAATCCAGCTTCAGCATCGGCCTTGGCGACGTGCAAAACGGCATGTACATTTTGAAGATCCAACGCGACGGCTTTAGCTACGGCACGACGATTTTCAGAAAAAACCGATAA
- a CDS encoding carbohydrate-binding protein — protein MDTRILSLAFGCTLAFAGAAAAATQATFYVSPSGNDAAAGTKDAPFKTITQAQKAVRAINGSMTGDIEVILREGTYVLPATIAFDERDGGKDGHYVRYKAADGEKPLITGGMGITGWTIHDEANNIWKAEGVEGRFRQLYVNNRKAVRACFPNVIAANEKGNGGFDHDFVRLTKVDSSGRAFDVSADYIKNIKNIEDVEIHLMIAWSENILRLEKAQVNGGTAKLIPKDPERTKLFHRAFPMLGTAFMSNPPKQQVFYLENSYDLIDAPGEWYLDEKNHVLYYKPRSGESMATAHVVAPRLNTLFSVLGKDTKNKVGYMSFEGLTFAHSNYTRPSEEGFLDLQAANFNVDVLPDQSRGNWEKLNSNKYLLWRPDAAFRVENAHHFLVQGNVFSQIAATGLDFVSGTNDDMIQGNAFFEIGAAGIMLGKFYQDSTTEIHIAYNPSDKDEISTRDTVKNNLVTNVTNEHQGAVGIGAGYPRYVVIEHNEVSYTYYSGISIGFGWTKQQTAMTNNHVNWNEIHHIARLLCDSGPIYTLSNQGTGSEIQHNYIHDNGTSKWADYWNVPIYLDEGSSGFTVKENVFKNSPAGVGQNQAGQNTLQQSNNYYSDDVVNNAGIEKAFRYIRDIKEIPLADFNGAMEQTPYKAQLTLPGIVQLEDYDMGGQSVSYSDKDFVNEGGAYREDGVDIVQVDSADASKGYAIGYTQAGEWLEYSVNVVTASKFVFRASVADGLEGGGIRLFIDGKAVTDTIAVPQTDDWNTYTLMDGETSEIEKGEHILRLQFTGAYVNIDWIQFALTKDELGTTGIRAYSMDFMPNADRSLKVFNASGRLMGVFNNRAGLSLTETLKQAGLAKGIYLVRGAGKTLRVQVK, from the coding sequence ATGGATACAAGGATTCTTTCTTTGGCCTTTGGCTGCACGCTCGCTTTTGCAGGTGCCGCCGCTGCCGCCACTCAGGCGACGTTCTATGTTTCCCCCTCTGGCAATGATGCTGCCGCGGGTACAAAAGATGCTCCGTTCAAGACGATTACGCAGGCACAAAAAGCCGTGCGCGCCATTAACGGTTCTATGACAGGCGACATCGAAGTCATTCTTCGCGAAGGCACCTACGTGCTCCCTGCAACCATTGCATTTGACGAACGCGACGGCGGTAAGGACGGCCACTACGTGCGCTATAAAGCTGCCGATGGCGAAAAGCCCTTGATTACCGGCGGTATGGGCATTACCGGCTGGACCATTCACGACGAGGCGAACAACATCTGGAAAGCCGAAGGCGTTGAAGGCCGTTTCCGCCAGCTTTACGTGAACAACCGCAAGGCGGTTCGCGCTTGTTTTCCCAACGTGATTGCCGCAAACGAAAAGGGCAACGGCGGTTTCGACCACGATTTCGTGCGCCTCACGAAGGTGGACTCTTCGGGCCGCGCCTTCGATGTCTCTGCCGACTACATCAAGAATATCAAGAACATCGAGGATGTCGAAATCCACTTGATGATTGCCTGGTCCGAAAACATTTTGCGCTTGGAAAAGGCCCAGGTAAACGGCGGCACCGCAAAGCTCATCCCCAAGGATCCTGAACGCACCAAGCTGTTCCACCGCGCTTTCCCCATGCTCGGCACCGCCTTCATGAGCAATCCGCCCAAGCAGCAGGTTTTCTATCTGGAAAATTCCTACGACCTGATTGACGCTCCGGGTGAATGGTACCTGGACGAAAAGAACCATGTGCTTTATTACAAGCCGCGTTCCGGCGAAAGTATGGCGACTGCCCACGTGGTTGCACCCCGCCTCAATACTTTGTTCAGCGTTTTGGGTAAAGACACCAAGAATAAGGTGGGCTACATGTCTTTCGAAGGCCTGACCTTTGCCCATTCCAATTATACACGCCCGAGCGAAGAGGGCTTCTTGGATTTGCAGGCGGCAAATTTCAATGTAGACGTTCTTCCGGATCAGAGCCGCGGAAACTGGGAAAAGCTGAACAGCAACAAGTACTTGCTGTGGCGCCCCGATGCGGCTTTCCGCGTCGAAAATGCGCACCACTTCTTGGTGCAGGGTAACGTATTCTCGCAGATTGCAGCCACCGGCCTTGACTTTGTCTCGGGTACCAATGACGACATGATTCAGGGCAATGCCTTCTTCGAAATCGGTGCCGCGGGCATTATGCTGGGCAAGTTCTATCAGGATTCTACGACTGAAATCCATATCGCCTATAATCCCAGCGACAAGGACGAAATCAGCACCCGCGATACGGTCAAGAACAACCTGGTCACCAACGTGACGAACGAACATCAGGGTGCCGTAGGTATTGGCGCCGGTTACCCCCGCTATGTGGTAATCGAACATAACGAAGTCTCTTACACTTACTACTCCGGCATTTCTATTGGCTTTGGCTGGACAAAGCAGCAGACAGCCATGACCAATAACCATGTGAACTGGAATGAAATTCACCACATTGCGCGCTTGCTTTGCGACTCCGGCCCGATTTACACTTTGAGTAACCAGGGCACTGGCAGCGAAATTCAGCACAACTACATTCACGATAACGGAACCTCCAAGTGGGCGGATTACTGGAACGTGCCTATTTACCTGGACGAAGGTTCCAGCGGCTTTACCGTGAAAGAAAACGTGTTCAAGAATTCCCCTGCAGGCGTAGGCCAGAATCAGGCGGGTCAGAACACTCTGCAGCAGTCCAATAACTATTACAGCGATGATGTGGTAAACAACGCCGGTATCGAAAAGGCCTTCCGTTACATCCGCGACATCAAGGAAATTCCGCTCGCTGACTTTAACGGCGCCATGGAACAGACCCCGTACAAGGCTCAGCTCACCCTCCCGGGAATTGTGCAACTCGAAGACTACGATATGGGCGGCCAGAGCGTATCGTATAGCGACAAGGACTTTGTGAACGAAGGTGGCGCCTACCGCGAAGACGGTGTCGACATTGTGCAGGTAGATTCTGCCGACGCTAGCAAGGGTTATGCCATTGGCTACACTCAGGCAGGCGAATGGCTTGAATACTCCGTGAACGTGGTGACCGCAAGCAAGTTCGTGTTCCGCGCCAGCGTGGCAGACGGCCTCGAAGGCGGTGGCATTCGCCTGTTTATCGACGGTAAGGCCGTGACCGATACGATTGCGGTACCGCAGACCGACGACTGGAACACCTATACGCTCATGGATGGCGAAACCAGCGAAATCGAAAAGGGCGAACATATTCTGCGCCTGCAGTTCACCGGTGCTTACGTGAATATCGACTGGATTCAGTTCGCACTCACCAAGGACGAACTTGGAACCACCGGAATTCGCGCCTACAGCATGGACTTCATGCCGAATGCGGATCGCTCTCTGAAGGTGTTTAACGCAAGCGGTCGCTTGATGGGTGTCTTCAATAACCGCGCGGGCCTCTCGCTCACTGAAACCTTGAAGCAGGCTGGCCTTGCAAAGGGAATCTACCTGGTGCGTGGCGCTGGCAAGACGCTCCGCGTGCAGGTGAAGTAA
- a CDS encoding carbohydrate-binding protein, with protein MMFGFRRAACVVLEATAISAVNSFAVTSQFRGVNWADKRDNFVSDVLVLSGMSLSDNYQSASVVADRVIGQFQELFGTNSVRIPVNEPTILKFWDTYTGVIDMGLSKGRIVMGYWGPAQPSGPKNMNDWWSMWAKIVEKYGDHPNAYFEIFNEPHMYSKTELRDLYAQWLSKFPNVPRDHILLDGSGLAWNVPDIADDPRFEGCLFAVHEYTFWNMSITTEQGWKNSFKGKVGKYVDRTVCTEWGGAMSPGDKAGVHYDYMDYNSTPTNYFMAYIRGMSDQLREWEMGSFYWPGLRDGDWYSMTKRSGEGANIKLEIVNQSGVDRMKMAWADTVETNPPERKAYNDKVAEIPGKIEAENYDEGGNRFSFYDKDASNKGEIYREDAVDVVTLDGATCNGDACKGYAIGYTEAGEWLEYSVKVAADGKYGVRANVATASETSKIQLLVDGKVLLDTITFEKVDTTWNVYKQVDLGTANLTAGEHILRLVIAGSYVNVDWLQFCEKETCEDKTGIRAIAPTAVSKTAPRLRKQGGKLFVEKNGMRFDLTGHRIK; from the coding sequence ATGATGTTTGGATTCAGGCGTGCCGCCTGCGTCGTTTTGGAGGCTACAGCTATTTCGGCAGTGAATTCTTTCGCTGTCACAAGTCAGTTCCGCGGTGTGAACTGGGCAGATAAACGCGATAATTTCGTGTCAGACGTGCTGGTGCTTTCGGGCATGAGCCTGTCGGACAATTACCAGTCGGCATCTGTGGTGGCAGACCGCGTTATCGGGCAGTTCCAGGAGCTTTTCGGCACCAACAGCGTGCGAATTCCGGTGAACGAACCCACGATTCTCAAGTTCTGGGATACCTACACGGGCGTTATCGACATGGGTCTTTCCAAGGGCCGCATCGTGATGGGCTACTGGGGCCCCGCACAGCCTTCAGGCCCGAAAAATATGAATGATTGGTGGAGCATGTGGGCAAAAATCGTCGAAAAATACGGCGATCACCCGAATGCCTATTTTGAAATATTCAACGAACCGCACATGTACAGCAAAACGGAACTGCGCGACCTTTATGCCCAGTGGTTGAGCAAGTTCCCGAATGTGCCGCGCGACCATATTCTGCTCGACGGTTCGGGCCTTGCCTGGAATGTGCCCGACATTGCCGACGACCCGCGTTTTGAAGGTTGCCTTTTCGCGGTGCACGAATACACCTTCTGGAACATGAGCATTACCACCGAGCAGGGCTGGAAAAACAGCTTCAAGGGCAAAGTGGGCAAGTACGTTGACCGCACCGTGTGTACAGAATGGGGCGGTGCCATGAGCCCTGGCGACAAGGCGGGCGTGCATTACGACTACATGGACTATAATTCTACTCCGACGAATTACTTTATGGCCTACATTCGCGGCATGTCCGATCAATTGCGCGAATGGGAAATGGGTAGTTTTTACTGGCCGGGGCTTCGCGATGGCGACTGGTACAGTATGACAAAGCGCAGCGGCGAAGGCGCAAACATCAAGCTCGAAATCGTGAACCAGTCGGGCGTAGACCGCATGAAAATGGCTTGGGCCGACACCGTCGAAACGAACCCGCCAGAACGCAAGGCATACAATGACAAGGTTGCCGAAATTCCGGGGAAAATCGAGGCCGAAAATTACGACGAGGGCGGTAACCGATTCAGTTTCTATGACAAAGATGCTTCAAACAAGGGCGAAATCTACCGCGAAGATGCCGTAGATGTCGTTACCCTCGATGGTGCGACTTGCAATGGTGACGCTTGCAAGGGTTACGCGATTGGTTACACCGAAGCGGGCGAGTGGCTTGAATACAGCGTGAAAGTCGCTGCCGATGGCAAGTACGGCGTTCGCGCGAACGTGGCGACAGCGTCCGAAACTTCAAAAATCCAGCTGCTTGTCGACGGCAAGGTGCTTCTCGATACCATTACATTCGAAAAGGTCGACACGACCTGGAATGTATACAAACAAGTTGATCTCGGAACCGCAAACCTTACTGCTGGCGAACACATTCTAAGGCTTGTCATTGCAGGCAGCTATGTGAATGTAGACTGGCTCCAGTTCTGCGAAAAAGAAACTTGTGAAGACAAAACAGGAATCCGCGCAATCGCTCCGACAGCGGTTTCCAAGACGGCCCCGCGCCTCCGCAAGCAAGGCGGCAAGCTCTTTGTCGAAAAGAACGGAATGCGCTTTGACTTGACCGGACACCGTATCAAATAA
- a CDS encoding fibro-slime domain-containing protein — translation MNKFKMAALAAALGTGVASAEKTVVFFTPWSNTNAVLFMNGDSVATMTALDNYCGWFKATVDAPEKNFNVYFKQTVGLNYVGAEGMVTEEPMIAGEISLDSVAALSDTIWVQGYKTDVPAQFSGYPGVLGDCPLKKIPVTVYDWLHGTKGDGDGSGKNGDPANGVSADFGSGGCSGKDKAVTGMVEYNLGENGVPVRADPFPEKCKITEHLDSWFLPEVIAKDDEGNEYTNMTCRDLYVSMDDEGFWLAEVSKDQISKGNEANSDGMFLLDDFEFLDEAKTVPNPYYDQLKGTKIGKHNFGYAAKIQATFEYVPGQYFDFYGDDDVWVFIDHRLAVDIGGQHGQVAGAVDLDTIGQNTGDKLVPGKIYDFHIFYVERHTGSSNFRMRTSIDLQVDASIFLSSDNRDGGTTYEVWQINKKSELSCNFDANSTELDTTGGVSTFKLTGGNLAGPEILGIGTHYEGIKITSDSTFSIDSAAIVSSFALAPGHYFLEITLKADPSQMVKVEITVPSYSVPSVAFAKEDWTILGKEVSGDTAQIGPWAYATYQVNITFFEEWAKVNNYNRKINLSFSNPDIDILDTVGGKKINAVTLDENGRATFYVRANSPVSGVNLTAKGAAAGVSVWSNLKFAEPPAPRVERAIVVDRNGDGRADSLYVHFERSIMGNSRLDSIQFTFGESFQPTSKFKVINETDIVITAEDMTGEGCSKSVCGFGSRQFTGDASGVYTGTLNNWFTYENEGEVSSFYIENEPVADGVGPIILAASKTENKDGNRFLNITFSEAITDESRAAFAEMFEFTCIRSGSNQVPEKPVLQSGLGTQMMLVYAVSEMDAVLPNAGDMIRFAPRGSARDLVGNAPHAENPWVVITGNQDLGVENPGVVALGEDPYDIIKNNSVTQPKLITGTTQTAQQIADSLGVQGTLLDFDIAKIMVEQTKNSVDALDAFIKSRIGSETDYDTTITSISEQEALAQLFNDIRVNLLDTSYGFSEQTINGILDGSITEENYKAFVGEQELGVIATMTEANIEASRDTTITIGGVTTVTQGDMFELIRSGKLDAELAEAGVSEKLVEAIKRGDVTEYNLEEYRSGEKTVVADNAVELYYRTHYFSQFGQYVGGTSGSIKCSDKEVYGDEGCLKNKGKVFLAWNMRSKNGRLVGTGVYIARLEVKIVVDGKNTVHRTHDYLWGVRRGKSGF, via the coding sequence GTGAATAAGTTCAAAATGGCGGCCTTGGCCGCCGCTTTGGGCACAGGCGTTGCCTCGGCAGAAAAGACGGTTGTGTTTTTTACGCCATGGTCGAATACCAATGCGGTCTTGTTCATGAACGGCGATTCCGTGGCGACAATGACTGCGCTTGACAATTATTGTGGCTGGTTCAAGGCGACCGTCGACGCTCCCGAAAAGAATTTCAACGTCTACTTCAAGCAGACCGTTGGCCTGAATTACGTGGGCGCCGAGGGCATGGTGACTGAAGAACCTATGATCGCAGGCGAAATATCGCTCGATTCCGTGGCAGCACTTTCGGACACCATTTGGGTGCAGGGCTACAAGACCGATGTTCCGGCGCAGTTTTCGGGCTACCCTGGCGTACTCGGCGATTGTCCGCTCAAGAAAATTCCCGTGACCGTTTACGACTGGCTGCACGGAACCAAAGGCGACGGCGACGGTAGCGGCAAAAATGGTGACCCCGCAAACGGAGTCAGTGCCGACTTTGGTTCGGGCGGATGTTCCGGCAAGGACAAGGCCGTCACAGGCATGGTTGAATACAACCTCGGCGAAAACGGAGTCCCCGTGCGCGCAGACCCGTTCCCCGAAAAATGCAAGATTACGGAACATCTCGACAGTTGGTTTTTGCCCGAAGTCATTGCCAAAGACGACGAAGGCAACGAGTACACCAACATGACTTGCCGCGACCTTTACGTGTCTATGGACGACGAAGGATTCTGGCTTGCTGAAGTTTCCAAAGACCAGATTTCTAAAGGCAACGAGGCCAATTCGGACGGCATGTTCCTGTTGGACGATTTTGAATTTCTCGACGAAGCGAAGACGGTTCCGAACCCTTATTACGACCAACTGAAGGGAACAAAAATCGGAAAGCATAACTTCGGCTATGCTGCAAAAATCCAGGCGACGTTTGAATACGTTCCGGGGCAGTATTTTGATTTTTACGGTGACGACGATGTGTGGGTGTTTATCGACCACCGCCTGGCGGTAGACATTGGCGGGCAGCATGGCCAGGTGGCGGGCGCTGTGGATCTCGATACCATCGGGCAGAATACGGGCGACAAACTTGTTCCCGGCAAAATCTACGACTTCCATATTTTCTATGTGGAACGCCATACGGGCTCTTCGAATTTCCGCATGCGTACCTCGATTGATTTGCAGGTTGATGCGTCAATCTTCTTGTCGTCGGACAATCGCGACGGCGGCACCACTTACGAAGTCTGGCAGATAAACAAGAAGAGCGAGCTTTCTTGCAACTTTGATGCAAATTCTACCGAGCTCGATACGACCGGTGGCGTGTCTACCTTCAAGCTTACGGGCGGAAACCTCGCAGGGCCAGAAATTCTGGGCATTGGCACCCATTACGAAGGTATCAAGATTACGAGCGATTCTACGTTCTCCATTGACTCTGCGGCGATTGTTTCTAGCTTTGCGCTTGCCCCCGGCCATTACTTCTTAGAAATCACGCTCAAGGCGGACCCGAGTCAAATGGTGAAGGTCGAAATTACGGTGCCCTCTTATTCTGTGCCGAGTGTCGCGTTTGCAAAAGAAGACTGGACGATTCTCGGTAAAGAGGTTTCGGGCGACACCGCCCAAATTGGCCCCTGGGCGTATGCGACATACCAGGTGAACATTACCTTCTTTGAAGAATGGGCGAAGGTCAACAATTACAACCGCAAGATTAATCTTTCTTTCTCGAACCCGGATATCGATATTTTAGATACGGTGGGCGGCAAGAAAATCAATGCCGTGACTCTCGACGAAAACGGTCGCGCCACGTTCTACGTGCGTGCGAATTCCCCTGTGTCGGGCGTGAACCTTACGGCCAAGGGCGCTGCAGCGGGTGTTTCGGTTTGGAGTAACTTGAAATTTGCCGAACCGCCTGCACCCCGTGTAGAACGCGCCATTGTGGTAGATAGAAACGGTGACGGCCGTGCAGATAGTTTGTATGTGCATTTCGAGCGCTCTATCATGGGCAATAGCCGACTTGATTCGATCCAGTTTACCTTTGGCGAATCGTTCCAACCGACATCGAAATTCAAGGTGATAAACGAAACCGATATCGTGATCACGGCTGAAGACATGACCGGCGAAGGATGCAGCAAGAGCGTTTGCGGCTTTGGCAGTAGGCAATTTACGGGCGATGCGTCCGGTGTTTACACAGGGACTTTGAATAACTGGTTCACCTACGAAAACGAAGGCGAAGTAAGCAGTTTCTATATCGAAAATGAACCTGTTGCCGATGGCGTTGGCCCCATTATTCTTGCGGCTTCGAAAACCGAAAACAAAGACGGGAATAGATTTTTGAACATTACCTTTAGCGAAGCGATTACGGATGAATCCAGGGCCGCCTTTGCCGAGATGTTTGAATTCACCTGCATACGTTCGGGCTCGAATCAGGTACCCGAAAAGCCTGTATTGCAGAGCGGTTTGGGTACGCAAATGATGTTGGTTTATGCCGTAAGCGAAATGGATGCGGTGCTCCCGAATGCCGGGGACATGATTCGCTTTGCGCCTCGCGGCTCCGCGCGTGATTTGGTCGGCAATGCGCCGCATGCCGAAAATCCGTGGGTCGTAATTACCGGAAACCAGGACCTCGGCGTAGAAAATCCGGGTGTTGTCGCGCTTGGCGAAGATCCCTACGATATCATCAAGAATAATTCTGTAACGCAGCCGAAGCTTATTACGGGTACAACGCAGACTGCCCAGCAGATAGCTGATTCACTGGGCGTGCAAGGGACTCTTCTTGATTTCGATATCGCAAAAATCATGGTGGAACAGACGAAAAATTCGGTCGATGCTCTTGACGCCTTTATCAAGTCGCGCATAGGGAGCGAAACCGATTATGACACGACTATTACGAGCATTAGCGAACAAGAAGCGCTTGCGCAGTTGTTCAACGATATCCGCGTGAATCTGTTGGATACGTCGTACGGCTTTAGCGAACAGACCATCAATGGTATTTTGGACGGTTCCATTACCGAAGAAAACTACAAGGCCTTTGTGGGCGAACAGGAACTTGGCGTGATAGCGACCATGACCGAAGCCAATATCGAAGCGAGCCGCGACACGACCATTACCATAGGCGGGGTTACGACAGTAACTCAGGGCGACATGTTCGAATTGATCCGTAGCGGAAAACTGGATGCCGAACTTGCCGAGGCGGGGGTGAGCGAAAAACTGGTCGAGGCAATCAAGCGGGGCGATGTGACCGAATACAACCTCGAAGAATACCGCAGCGGCGAAAAGACGGTTGTGGCCGACAATGCAGTCGAACTTTACTACCGCACGCATTATTTTAGCCAATTTGGCCAGTATGTGGGCGGAACGTCGGGTTCCATCAAGTGTTCCGACAAAGAAGTGTACGGCGACGAAGGCTGCCTCAAAAACAAGGGTAAAGTGTTCCTTGCCTGGAACATGCGCTCCAAAAACGGGCGATTGGTGGGTACAGGCGTCTATATTGCGCGCCTCGAAGTCAAAATTGTGGTAGACGGCAAGAATACGGTGCACCGCACGCACGATTACCTATGGGGCGTACGCCGCGGAAAATCGGGATTTTAG